The genome window GTCAGCCGGCACTGTCGCGCCCGACTTCACGCTGTACGCGACCCCTGATCAGCAGCTATCGCTGCGCGAGCTAAAGGGAAATCCCGTGATACTGGCGTTTTATCCCGCTGACTGGAGTGTGGTTTGTGGTGACCAGCTGACCTTGTACAACCAGTTGCTACCCACATTCAGAGAATACGGTGCGACGCTACTGGGTATTTCGGTTGACAGCGCCTGGTGTCATCAGGCCTTCGCCAAAGACCGAAATTTTCACTTCAGCCTGCTGGCCGATTTCGAGCCCAAAGGTGCTGTGGCGCGACAGTATGGAGCATACGATTCCCTCCTGGGGGTTTGTAAGCGGGCGCTGTTCGTGATTGACAAGGAGGGGGGGATCGCCTGGAGCTACGTCTCACCGATGGCAATCAACCCTGGGGCGGACGGCATTCTGGATGCGCTGGATGCGCTGGCGAATTCGCCACAAGACACGCAAACCAAAAATTAACGGGTGATCACATGGCCACTCTCAAAGTCCCGGTAAGTGACAACGACCATCGCCAGGGAAGTGCGCATGCCAAGGTCACCTTGGTGGAATTTGGCGACTATGAATGTCCCTATTGCGGTGAAGCGTATTGGATGGTCAAAGAGCTACAAAAGCATTTTCGCGATGATCTGCAGTTCGTGTTCCGTAACTTTCCACTGACCACCGCTCACCCGCATGCGATGGGTGCAGCTGTCACCGCTGAGTATGCCGGGAGTCGAGGATTCTTCTGGGAGGCTCACGACGAATTGTATGAAAATCAGGAGCGATTGGGCCTGCCGCTGTTTCGGGCCATCGCTCTAAAACACGGCCTCTCCAGCGAAGAACTCGTTCTTGCCATGCAAGACGGTACTTACCTCCCCAAAATACAATCCGACTTTAATGGCGGCGTACGAAGCGGCGTGAATGGCACCCCAGCGTTTTACATCGACGGGCTTCGCTATGACGGGGTTCCAGAGTTCGCCGAGATGAGCCAGATGATTGAGCTTTCGTTAGTGCGTGGGTGAAGTCGCTAGACAGCGACATCGGCTTGGCATCGCCCACACCGAAGCCGGGGACTAACAGCGTTAGCTTCCTTCTACATTTAAAGAGGTGTACACGGAGCCGGCAACTAATGAAATCATTGAAGTATTATGAAAAAAATCGGCGCGCCACATGGTTAGAGTTGTTTTTTGACCTGACTTTTGTTGTTACAATTGGCAAAGTTACGCATACTCTCGGACATGTTCATCAAGGCCACTTTGAACATGATCAATTATGGACATTTTTACTGATTTTTGTTCCATTGTGGTGGATCTGGTCTAGCCACACGATTTATTCCAATAGGTTTGATACAGACAGTAACCTTCACCGTTTAGCAACATTATTTATAATGTTGCTTCTCATTGTGGCATCTGCTCGGATCGGGGAAGATCTGGAAGTAAACTACCCCCTTGTTATTGCCTGCTATTTTGGTATACGTGCCATCATCAGTATTATGTACATTTCGTCCATAAGCAAACTCGATTCACGTAACGAATTCTCCTCTAAGCTTGGCTTCGCCCTGTTAATTAGCGCAGTTGTTAGTCTTTCATCCATTCTTTTTGACCCACCCGTGCGTTACCTTGTCGCTTACACTGGGATTCTTCTTGATATTCTGTTCCCTGTATTTTTCTGGACTAAACTAAAGCCACTGCCAGCACATACAGAACACTTGGTTGAACGCGTAGGCTTACTCACCCTCATCTTATTGGGTGAGTCAGTGATTAGCCTTTCTGGAGGATTATCTGACATTCAATGGGATCGTTAT of Pseudomonas fluorescens contains these proteins:
- a CDS encoding DsbA family protein, producing MATLKVPVSDNDHRQGSAHAKVTLVEFGDYECPYCGEAYWMVKELQKHFRDDLQFVFRNFPLTTAHPHAMGAAVTAEYAGSRGFFWEAHDELYENQERLGLPLFRAIALKHGLSSEELVLAMQDGTYLPKIQSDFNGGVRSGVNGTPAFYIDGLRYDGVPEFAEMSQMIELSLVRG
- a CDS encoding redoxin domain-containing protein, translated to MNTSELDDAKKTNDDLAQGPLSAGTVAPDFTLYATPDQQLSLRELKGNPVILAFYPADWSVVCGDQLTLYNQLLPTFREYGATLLGISVDSAWCHQAFAKDRNFHFSLLADFEPKGAVARQYGAYDSLLGVCKRALFVIDKEGGIAWSYVSPMAINPGADGILDALDALANSPQDTQTKN
- a CDS encoding low temperature requirement protein A; this encodes MKSLKYYEKNRRATWLELFFDLTFVVTIGKVTHTLGHVHQGHFEHDQLWTFLLIFVPLWWIWSSHTIYSNRFDTDSNLHRLATLFIMLLLIVASARIGEDLEVNYPLVIACYFGIRAIISIMYISSISKLDSRNEFSSKLGFALLISAVVSLSSILFDPPVRYLVAYTGILLDILFPVFFWTKLKPLPAHTEHLVERVGLLTLILLGESVISLSGGLSDIQWDRYNVMAAITGFIMICSIWWIYFDSFYLLSKNESSMTGHSLIYSHLFLFLGLALLANLIRHAILNDIAMRDFQITSIIGMALFFLGKQYGYFRAVPKIRKYILQNTLIVFSLGGLVIFLPRVEYILVGLTATMICYVLLNFRYR